Genomic window (Methanomassiliicoccales archaeon):
ATGCTTCTTATCTCTGGAAACTCTGGGAGAAAAAAGGAAATAAGAATGCATTGAAACTTCTCGTTAGCTACAATAGGGAAGATACGCAAAGCCTGATCACCTTGGCAACATATCTGTACGAACAGCTTAAAAGGGAATTACTCAACATTATCACCGAATCACAGAAGATGGGGGATCGGAGGATTGCATCGGGTACAAAATCTTGAGGGTTTTAGGAATGCTGCAAAAGATATTGCCGAAATTCTTCAAGGATCTTCTAGAGTTTCCATAGTTACGCATATAGATGCTGACGGTATATGCGGCGCCTCTATCGCCTCGATGGCCTTGGAGCGCGCTGGTATTGAGCATATAGTCAGGTTTGTCAAAAGGCTGGACGAGATCGAAATCGCCCGCATAAATGGAGATCCGGCAGATGTCGTATGGCTTGTTGATCTGGGCAGCGGAGTGCGTTCCCAAATAAAGCATCCTTGCGTCTGCGTTACCGACCATCACATTCCAGAACAAAACTCATTGAAAAGGCGGCATGAAGGCCAAGTAAACTTGATGAGCTTCCTTCAAACGCATCTTAACCCTCACCTCTTTGGAATCGATGGGTCCACGGAATTGAGTGGAGCTGGGACCGCATATATGGTCGCAAAAGAGATGACAGAAAAAAACATGGATCTTGCATCTTTAGCTATTGTGGGGGCGATTGGAGATTTACAGGATTCAACGGAGTGCAGACTGCAGGGTATGAACAGAGAGATACTAGAAGATGCTGAGAAATATTCCAAAATGGAGACGATTAGAGACTTACGTGCATTCGGAAGAGAAACTAGACCGGTGAGCAAAATGCTCCAATATTCCACGGATCCGATTCTACCTCAATTAACAAATAACGCTGATGCATGTAACAAATTTCTTTCTCAACTCGATATTCAATTGATTGAAGGGTCTGAATGGCGTCATTGGGTTGACCTGCCATTCGAAGAAAAAAGGAGAGTTGCCTCTGCGCTTTGTCATCATCTCATTGACTCAGGAAGTGGCCATTGGGCTGTCAGGCGCCTCATTGGGGAAGTATTCATTCTCAAAAAGGAAAAACCAAGAACGGCACTCCACGATGCAAAAGAATTTGCCACTCTTCTCAATGCCTGCGGGAGATATGGGGAAGGCGAAATCGGAATGAAGATCTGCAAGGGAGATAGAGAAGAGGCCCTCGAAGCTGGTTTGAGATTGCTCCAAAATCACAGAGGAAATCTAGCCGACGCGATTTGCCTGGTGAAGGGACTAGGGGTAGTAAGGGGACGCAATGTGCAATACTTTCATGGAAAGGATGAAATTCTTGACAGCATTGTCGGCATCGTAGCTGGAATGGTTCTTGGGTCGGGCGAAATCCCCTCTGATTTGCCGATCGTTGCCTTTGCTCAATCCGAAAACAACAAAATCAAGGTCTCTGCAAGGGGCACCAGAGATATGGTTAAGAAAGGGCTCGATCTTGCCGAGGCTGTGAAACTCGCATCGAAGAAGGTCGGCGGCATCGGTGGAGGACATAATATTGCCGCTGGTGCTACAATCGACGCAGGGAAAGAAATCGAGTTCATCGAAGAAATTGATAAAATCATCGAATTCCAACTTTCATCAAGAGCTACTGAATGAGCTTCAGCAAGATAGCTTGCTGCGCATGTAATCTATTTTCGGCTTGATCGAAAACAACGCTGTTCTTGCCCTCAATCACTTCATCCGTAATTTCCTGCCCTCTATGAGCGGGCAGGCAGTGCATGATTATACAGTCCTCTTTTGCATTCGAAACAAGCCG
Coding sequences:
- a CDS encoding DHH family phosphoesterase encodes the protein MHRVQNLEGFRNAAKDIAEILQGSSRVSIVTHIDADGICGASIASMALERAGIEHIVRFVKRLDEIEIARINGDPADVVWLVDLGSGVRSQIKHPCVCVTDHHIPEQNSLKRRHEGQVNLMSFLQTHLNPHLFGIDGSTELSGAGTAYMVAKEMTEKNMDLASLAIVGAIGDLQDSTECRLQGMNREILEDAEKYSKMETIRDLRAFGRETRPVSKMLQYSTDPILPQLTNNADACNKFLSQLDIQLIEGSEWRHWVDLPFEEKRRVASALCHHLIDSGSGHWAVRRLIGEVFILKKEKPRTALHDAKEFATLLNACGRYGEGEIGMKICKGDREEALEAGLRLLQNHRGNLADAICLVKGLGVVRGRNVQYFHGKDEILDSIVGIVAGMVLGSGEIPSDLPIVAFAQSENNKIKVSARGTRDMVKKGLDLAEAVKLASKKVGGIGGGHNIAAGATIDAGKEIEFIEEIDKIIEFQLSSRATE